One genomic region from Bubalus bubalis isolate 160015118507 breed Murrah chromosome 12, NDDB_SH_1, whole genome shotgun sequence encodes:
- the C12H2orf81 gene encoding uncharacterized protein C2orf81 homolog isoform X1, whose amino-acid sequence MAHEGPRQVRDRGMTRSKAEKVRPPTVPVPQVDIVPGRLTEAEWIAFTALEEGEDVVGDILADLVARVMDSAFKVYLTQQCIPFTISQAREAMLQITEWRFLARDEGESAVAEDPTWGEDEEPLACTTDAWAQGSVPVLHARASMGLEETFQGEVSPASSCRPPLTAAPDPLLTPDLHPCAFSQDQDSVDQIPLGGSWTDSGSQEPMESWELTVTPDSPPTPKLLQETGPRSPLEKLGDQSRSDQTDLFAVGSSNSSSQLSMEMVPAGSTHASLELSLVANPQASVERAQPISSQFSLEDLYNCTPQPHAAGDRLELREEKVPLIPSRVLVSDPYAGGPTTLNPSAGFQPQPLWLAEERPSALHSRTGRKGATARLNPARLPRPWVRPLSEVLVPDSEGRPLEAYRGRQRGEKTEAPAGPQASRPNFRVSRSEFFPCPPGVPVRALGPGLSLQFPTLNLGLPSPGFGSKLPFPSPGLRFLATHRARLDMARSPSPKLWPGAKWPSGWEGEAELLSELWAGRTRVPPQGLDPGDRESQDPHQYLHPVPQVLKATSQVAWKPVLLPGALKLAPGVSMWNPSTQVLLSSAEPQRKGREGSASPPIRTSAPKPHVTVAQLMNSALKMWSLPSKRLPNSKS is encoded by the exons ATGGCGCACGAAGGCCCG AGGCAGGTCCGAGACCGCGGGATGACCCGATCCAAGGCGGAAAAGGTGCGGCCACCTACGGTTCCGGTGCCGCAGGTGGACATCGTGCCTGGGCGGCTCACTGAGGCCGAATGGATAGCGTTCACGGCTCTCGAAGAGGGCGAGGACGTCGTGGGCGACATCTTGGCTGATCTGGTGGCCCGAGTCATGGACTCCGCCTTTAAAGTCTATCTGACCCAGCAG TGCATTCCATTCACCATCAGTCAGGCACGGGAGGCCATGCTGCAGATCACCGAGTGGCGCTTTTTGGCTCGGGACGAGGGAGAATCTGCAGTGGCAGAGGACCCCACATGGGGCGAGGATGAGGAGCCCTTGGCTTGCACGACGGATGCCTGGGCTCAGGGATCCGTGCCGGTGCTGCACGCCCGGGCCTCGATGGGGCTGGAGGAGACGTTTCAAGGCGAAGTAAGCCCAGCTTCCAGCTGCCGCCCACCTCTTACCGCCGCCCCCGATCCATTACTCACCCCTGACCTCCACCCCTGTGCATTTTCCCAGGACCAAGACAGCGTGGACCAGATCCCTTTAGGAGGATCGTGGACGGATTCAGGATCTCAGGAGCCGATGGAATCTTGGGAGCTAACAGTCACCCCGGACTCTCCACCCACGCCCAAGTTGCTTCAGGAGACAGGGCCTCGGAGTCCTTTGGAGAAACTGGGTGACCAGTCGAGGAGCGACCAGACTGACCTGTTTGCAGTCGGATCCTCGAACTCGAGCAGCCAACTGTCGATGGAGATGGTGCCGGCAGGCAGTACCCACGCTTCTCTGGAGCTGTCCTTGGTAGCCAACCCTCAGGCCTCTGTCGAGCGGGCACAGCCCATCAGCTCTCAGTTCTCTCTCGAGGACCTCTACAATTGCACGCCCCAGCCGCACGCGGCTGGAGACCGGCTGGAACTCAGGGAGGAAAAGGTGCCCCTCATCCCCTCGCGGGTGTTGGTGTCCGATCCCTACGCGGGCGGCCCCACCACGCTCAACCCCTCGGCAGGATTCCAGCCGCAGCCGCTGTGGCTGGCTGAAGAGCGGCCCAGCGCACTTCACTCCAGAACTGGCCGTAAGGGGGCGACGGCGCGTCTGAACCCCGCGCGGCTGCCGCGCCCCTGGGTGCGCCCGCTGTCGGAGGTCCTGGTCCCAGACTCGGAGGGCCGCCCCCTGGAGGCCTACCGGGGGCGCCAGCGGGGCGAGAAGACCGAGGCCCCAGCCGGACCGCAAGCCTCCCGCCCCAACTTCCGCGTCTCCCGGTCAGAGTTCTTCCCTTGCCCACCTGGCGTTCCTGTCCGAGCTTTGGGCCCTGGTCTAAGCCTCCAGTTCCCTACTCTAAACTTAGGACTACCATCGCCAGGCTTTGGTTCAAAGCTTCCCTTCCCCAGTCCGGGGCTCCGTTTTCTCGCCACACACCGGGCGCGCCTGGACATGGCACGCAGCCCCAGCCCCAAATTATGGCCGGGTGCTAAGTGGCCCAGCGGCTGGGAGGGGGAGGCCGAACTGCTGAGTGAGCTCTGGGCCGGTCGCACCCGTGTACCTCCGCAGGGCCTGGACCCTGGGGACCGGGAGAGCCAGGATCCTCACCAATATCTTCATCCCGTGCCTCAAGTTCTGAAGGCCACGTCCCAGGTGGCGTGGAAGCCCGTGTTGCTGCCGGGAGCACTGAAGCTGGCTCCTGGTGTGAGCATGTGGAACCCAAGTACGCAGGTGCTGCTTAGCTCCGCTGAGCCTCAACGGAAAGGCAGAGAAGGCAGCGCCTCTCCTCCCATCCGTACAAGTGCCCCGAAGCCCCACGTGACTGTGGCACAGCTAATGAACTCAGCCCTCAAAATGTGGTCACTCCCCTCCAAGCGCCTGCCCAATTCTAAGTCCTAG
- the C12H2orf81 gene encoding uncharacterized protein C2orf81 homolog isoform X2, whose product MAHEGPRQVRDRGMTRSKAEKVRPPTVPVPQVDIVPGRLTEAEWIAFTALEEGEDVVGDILADLVARVMDSAFKVYLTQQCIPFTISQAREAMLQITEWRFLARDEGESAVAEDPTWGEDEEPLACTTDAWAQGSVPVLHARASMGLEETFQGEDQDSVDQIPLGGSWTDSGSQEPMESWELTVTPDSPPTPKLLQETGPRSPLEKLGDQSRSDQTDLFAVGSSNSSSQLSMEMVPAGSTHASLELSLVANPQASVERAQPISSQFSLEDLYNCTPQPHAAGDRLELREEKVPLIPSRVLVSDPYAGGPTTLNPSAGFQPQPLWLAEERPSALHSRTGRKGATARLNPARLPRPWVRPLSEVLVPDSEGRPLEAYRGRQRGEKTEAPAGPQASRPNFRVSRSEFFPCPPGVPVRALGPGLSLQFPTLNLGLPSPGFGSKLPFPSPGLRFLATHRARLDMARSPSPKLWPGAKWPSGWEGEAELLSELWAGRTRVPPQGLDPGDRESQDPHQYLHPVPQVLKATSQVAWKPVLLPGALKLAPGVSMWNPSTQVLLSSAEPQRKGREGSASPPIRTSAPKPHVTVAQLMNSALKMWSLPSKRLPNSKS is encoded by the exons ATGGCGCACGAAGGCCCG AGGCAGGTCCGAGACCGCGGGATGACCCGATCCAAGGCGGAAAAGGTGCGGCCACCTACGGTTCCGGTGCCGCAGGTGGACATCGTGCCTGGGCGGCTCACTGAGGCCGAATGGATAGCGTTCACGGCTCTCGAAGAGGGCGAGGACGTCGTGGGCGACATCTTGGCTGATCTGGTGGCCCGAGTCATGGACTCCGCCTTTAAAGTCTATCTGACCCAGCAG TGCATTCCATTCACCATCAGTCAGGCACGGGAGGCCATGCTGCAGATCACCGAGTGGCGCTTTTTGGCTCGGGACGAGGGAGAATCTGCAGTGGCAGAGGACCCCACATGGGGCGAGGATGAGGAGCCCTTGGCTTGCACGACGGATGCCTGGGCTCAGGGATCCGTGCCGGTGCTGCACGCCCGGGCCTCGATGGGGCTGGAGGAGACGTTTCAAGGCGAA GACCAAGACAGCGTGGACCAGATCCCTTTAGGAGGATCGTGGACGGATTCAGGATCTCAGGAGCCGATGGAATCTTGGGAGCTAACAGTCACCCCGGACTCTCCACCCACGCCCAAGTTGCTTCAGGAGACAGGGCCTCGGAGTCCTTTGGAGAAACTGGGTGACCAGTCGAGGAGCGACCAGACTGACCTGTTTGCAGTCGGATCCTCGAACTCGAGCAGCCAACTGTCGATGGAGATGGTGCCGGCAGGCAGTACCCACGCTTCTCTGGAGCTGTCCTTGGTAGCCAACCCTCAGGCCTCTGTCGAGCGGGCACAGCCCATCAGCTCTCAGTTCTCTCTCGAGGACCTCTACAATTGCACGCCCCAGCCGCACGCGGCTGGAGACCGGCTGGAACTCAGGGAGGAAAAGGTGCCCCTCATCCCCTCGCGGGTGTTGGTGTCCGATCCCTACGCGGGCGGCCCCACCACGCTCAACCCCTCGGCAGGATTCCAGCCGCAGCCGCTGTGGCTGGCTGAAGAGCGGCCCAGCGCACTTCACTCCAGAACTGGCCGTAAGGGGGCGACGGCGCGTCTGAACCCCGCGCGGCTGCCGCGCCCCTGGGTGCGCCCGCTGTCGGAGGTCCTGGTCCCAGACTCGGAGGGCCGCCCCCTGGAGGCCTACCGGGGGCGCCAGCGGGGCGAGAAGACCGAGGCCCCAGCCGGACCGCAAGCCTCCCGCCCCAACTTCCGCGTCTCCCGGTCAGAGTTCTTCCCTTGCCCACCTGGCGTTCCTGTCCGAGCTTTGGGCCCTGGTCTAAGCCTCCAGTTCCCTACTCTAAACTTAGGACTACCATCGCCAGGCTTTGGTTCAAAGCTTCCCTTCCCCAGTCCGGGGCTCCGTTTTCTCGCCACACACCGGGCGCGCCTGGACATGGCACGCAGCCCCAGCCCCAAATTATGGCCGGGTGCTAAGTGGCCCAGCGGCTGGGAGGGGGAGGCCGAACTGCTGAGTGAGCTCTGGGCCGGTCGCACCCGTGTACCTCCGCAGGGCCTGGACCCTGGGGACCGGGAGAGCCAGGATCCTCACCAATATCTTCATCCCGTGCCTCAAGTTCTGAAGGCCACGTCCCAGGTGGCGTGGAAGCCCGTGTTGCTGCCGGGAGCACTGAAGCTGGCTCCTGGTGTGAGCATGTGGAACCCAAGTACGCAGGTGCTGCTTAGCTCCGCTGAGCCTCAACGGAAAGGCAGAGAAGGCAGCGCCTCTCCTCCCATCCGTACAAGTGCCCCGAAGCCCCACGTGACTGTGGCACAGCTAATGAACTCAGCCCTCAAAATGTGGTCACTCCCCTCCAAGCGCCTGCCCAATTCTAAGTCCTAG
- the LOC102397135 gene encoding retinol dehydrogenase 12, translating into MSLWSVLSSPVWGAGSVLLILVLLLRLSVQIWHKFYLWDLQHCSTDLTGKTAVVTGANSGIGKAVSQELARRGARVILACRSRERGQQALAEIQATSKSNRLLLGEVDLSSMASIRSFAKRLLQECPEIHLLVNNAAVCGFPTTLTPEGLDLTFATNYTGPFLLTNLLQGALQRAGSARVVNVSSFRQSHGYIDEDHLIGAGRPLTFNQNYDCSKLLLASFTGKLAQKLQGTGVTVNSVDPGVVYTKIMKHFSWSYRFLFWLLSFFFKDSKQGAVPVLYLSLAKELDGISGKHFSSSCVITLPPEAAQDPHVAQSLWNTSIRLTNLDKVD; encoded by the exons ATGTCACTGTGGTCTGTACTCAGCAGCCCAGTATGGGGTGCTGGCTCTGTCCTCCTCATTCTGGTCCTCCTGCTTAGACTAAGTGTGCAGATCTGGCATAAGTTTTATCTCTGGGACCTCCAGCACTGCTCCACGGATTTGACTGGGAAGACAGCAGTGGTGACTGGGGCCAACAGTG GCATTGGGAAGGCTGTGTCCCAGGAGCTGGCCCGCCGCGGGGCCCGTGTGATCCTGGCCTGCCGTAGCCGAGAGCGAGGACAGCAAGCCCTGGCTGAGATACAAGCAACATCTAAGAGCAACCGCCTCCTACTTGGTGAAGTGGACCTGAGCTCTATGGCCTCCATCCGGAGCTTTGCTAAGCGGCTGCTGCAGGAGTGTCCTGAGATTCATCTATTGGTTAAcaatgctgcagtctgtg GGTTCCCTACCACACTTACTCCAGAGGGCCTTGATCTCACCTTTGCAACCAACTACACTGGACCCTTTCTGCTCACAAATCTGCTCCAAG GGGCCCTGCAGCGGGCAGGGTCAGCCCGGGTGGTGAATGTATCTTCCTTCCGGCAATCACATGGATACATTGATGAGGATCATCTGATAGGGGCCGGTAGACCTTTGACCTTCAACCAGAACTATGATTGCAGCAAACTGCTTTTGGCCTCGTTCACTGGGAAGCTTGCCCAGAAACTTCAAGGGACAG GTGTGACCGTGAACTCTGTGGACCCGGGTGTTGTGTACACGAAAATCATGAAGCATTTCTCCTGGTCATATCGCTTCCTCTTCTGGCTCCTCAGCTTCTTCTTTAAG GATAGCAAACAAGGTGCAGTCCCAGTCCTCTACCTGAGCTTAGCAAAGGAGCTGGATGGCATTTCTGGAAAACATTTTAGCAGTTCCTGTGTGATAACTCTTCCCCCTGAAGCTGCTCAGGATCCTCACGTGGCCCAAAGTCTCTGGAATACCTCAATCCGACTAACAAACCTAGACAAGGTGGACTGA